From the genome of Danio rerio strain Tuebingen ecotype United States chromosome 2, GRCz12tu, whole genome shotgun sequence, one region includes:
- the pgpep1 gene encoding pyroglutamyl-peptidase 1, with protein MDQRKTVVVTGFEPFGEHTVNASWVAVQELEKLGLGDDINLHVAEVPVEYQAVQNLLPSLWKDHLPQLVVHVGVSGMATTVTLEQCGHNQGYMRMDNCMFCPVSRCCVDGGPDCIHSVIDMDMVCKRVNSSGLGVSVSVSKDAGRYLCDYTYYMSLFVGEGRSAFVHVPPLDKPYSAEDLARALRAIIREMLEHMETQQTNTHCLHNP; from the exons ATGGACCAGAGGAAGACGGTTGTCGTGACCG GTTTCGAGCCATTTGGTGAACATACTGTTAATGCCAGTTGGGTGGCTGTACAG GAGCTGGAGAAACTGGGTTTGGGCGATGATATAAACCTCCATGTTGCTGAAGTTCCTGTGGAATATCAAGCGGTCCAGAATCTCCTGCCTTCTCTATGGAAAGATCATCTTCCACAA TTAGTGGTCCACGTGGGTGTGTCCGGGATGGCGACCACAGTGACACTGGAGCAGTGTGGTCATAACCAGGGCTACATGCGGATGGACAACTGCATGTTCTGTCCCGTGTCCCGCTGCTGTGTGGATGGAGGACCAGACTGCATTCATTCAGTCATAGACATGGACATGGTCTGCAAGAGAGTCAACTCCTCCGGCCTCGGAGTCTCTGTGTCTGTGTCGAAGGACGCCGGCAG GTATCTGTGTGACTACACCTACTACATGTCTCTGTTTGTGGGCGAGGGCCGGTCGGCGTTTGTTCATGTTCCTCCTCTGGATAAACCGTACAGCGCGGAGGATCTGGCCCGAGCGCTCCGAGCCATCATTCGGGAGATGCTGGAGCACATGGAGACacagcagacaaacacacactgcttGCACAACCCgtga
- the jund gene encoding transcription factor JunD translates to MGTRLLRINKDIRGILRTIMMKKDMSLNLDDQNSSSLKPDLRDAEGILNSPDLGLLKLASPELERLIIQSNGMVTTTPTSQFIYPKSVSDEQEFAEGFVKALEDLHKQNQLNGGPCVPPTLNRLANSSTSLALNADLPVYTNLSTYGSTTVNYSTDTIPFPPPPPAHPMSAQPQPLKDEPQTVPDMQSFGDSPPLSPIDMDTQERIKAERKKLRNRIAASKCRKRKLERISRLEDKVKSLKSQNTELASTASVLREQVAQLKQRVMNHVNNGCQLLPNTVQAY, encoded by the coding sequence ATGGGAACACGTCTGCTTCGCATAAACAAGGATATACGCGGAATACTGAGAACAATTATGATGAAGAAAGATATGAGCTTGAACCTGGACGACCAGAACAGCTCGAGTCTGAAGCCGGATCTGAGGGATGCTGAGGGAATACTCAACTCCCCGGATCTGGGGCTCCTTAAGCTGGCTTCACCAGAGCTGGAGCGGCTGATTATTCAGTCCAACGGGATGGTCACCACCACACCGACCTCCCAGTTCATCTACCCGAAGTCGGTAAGCGACGAACAGGAGTTCGCGGAGGGTTTCGTCAAAGCGCTGGAGGATCTCCACAAGCAGAACCAGCTGAACGGCGGACCGTGCGTTCCCCCGACGCTCAACAGACTCGCTAACAGCAGCACCAGCCTCGCCTTAAACGCGGATCTGCCCGTGTATACGAACTTGAGCACGTACGGGAGCACCACGGTGAACTATTCCACAGACACCATCCCGTTCCCACCGCCGCCGCCCGCGCACCCGATGTCCGCGCAGCCGCAGCCGCTGAAGGACGAGCCGCAGACGGTACCAGACATGCAGAGCTTCGGCGACAGCCCGCCGCTCTCCCCCATCGACATGGACACGCAGGAGCGCATCAAAGCCGAGAGGAAGAAGCTCCGGAACCGCATCGCCGCCTCCAAATGCCGCAAGCGGAAACTGGAGCGGATTTCCCGCCTGGAGGACAAAGTGAAGTCCCTGAAGAGCCAGAACACGGAGCTCGCGTCCACCGCCAGCGTGCTGAGGGAGCAGGTGGCGCAGCTGAAGCAGAGAGTCATGAACCACGTCAATAACGGCTGCCAGCTCCTGCCGAACACCGTGCAGGCGTACTAA